In Castanea sativa cultivar Marrone di Chiusa Pesio chromosome 6, ASM4071231v1, a single window of DNA contains:
- the LOC142640874 gene encoding AT-hook motif nuclear-localized protein 22-like: MDPVTAHGRPLPPPFLSRDLHLHPHHQFQHHQQQQNSEDEQSGNGGLNRGQKRDRDENNINNTTDSEGKEIGSAGGGEGEMTRRPRGRPAGSKNKPKPPIIITRDSANALRSHVIEVSNSCDIMESISTFARRRQRGVCILSGSGTVTNVTLRQPASPGAVVTLHGRFEILSLSGSFLPPPAPPAASGLTIYLAGGQGQVVGGSVVGPLLASGPVVIMAASFGNAAYERLPLEEEEPQVPIQGSGSLGSPGMVGQQQQPQQQQQQNQQQQQLLPDPNTTLFHGMPQNLLNSCQLPTEAFWGGSAGRSPY; the protein is encoded by the coding sequence atggATCCTGTAACAGCACATGGTCGTCCTCTTCCTCCACCTTTCCTTTCAAGAGATCTTCACCTACACCCTCACCATCAATTCCAACACCACCAACAACAGCAAAATTCTGAAGACGAACAAAGCGGCAACGGAGGCCTAAACCGCGGTCAGAAAAGAGATCGCGACgaaaacaacatcaacaacactACGGATTCTGAAGGCAAAGAAATAGGTTCAGCCGGCGGAGGAGAAGGAGAGATGACAAGAAGGCCTCGTGGAAGACCCGCCGGGTCGAAAAACAAGCCGAAACCCCCTATCATAATCACCAGGGATAGCGCAAACGCGCTCCGTTCCCATGTCATTGAAGTCTCCAACAGTTGTGATATCATGGAGAGCATTTCCACTTTCGCTAGGCGGAGACAAAGAGGGGTTTGCATTTTGAGTGGAAGTGGCACCGTCACTAATGTCACACTAAGGCAACCAGCTTCACCTGGTGCGGTTGTGACTTTACATGGAAGATTTGAGATTTTATCATTGTCTGGTTCATTTCTACCACCACCAGCTCCACCAGCAGCATCAGGATTAACCATTTACTTAGCCGGCGGTCAAGGCCAAGTAGTAGGTGGGAGTGTAGTTGGTCCACTTTTGGCTTCTGGGCCAGTGGTAATAATGGCAGCTTCATTTGGTAATGCAGCTTATGAAAGGCTTCCTTTAGAGGAAGAAGAGCCACAGGTTCCAATTCAAGGAAGTGGGTCTCTTGGATCCCCAGGAATGGTTGGTCAACAGCAACAACCACAGCAGCAACAACAGCAAaatcaacaacaacagcaactaTTGCCAGATCCTAATACAACTCTTTTTCATGGGATGCCACAAAATCTTCTAAATTCATGCCAATTACCAACCGAAGCCTTCTGGGGTGGCTCGGCGGGTCGATCTCCTTattga